TTCAAAGATTTGATCAACAAAGTAAACTTTTACAGGAAAAAGATGTTCAACACATAATAAGAGAAGAACAAAGAGAGGTTCAATTAATGCAGGTATTAAGAGAAATCCAGGATAGTAGTCGCCAAATAGCAGCTTTAGAACAGAAGAAGTTATTTTGGAGTCGCTTGTTTGGTAAATAAATTAAAATGTAATGATAAAAAGACTTTTTCTATTTATTTGGAAAAAGATAAGAAGTGAGTCTTTTGTCTATTATTAATAATGATATTAGATTTTTAGCACTATAAATGTTAGTCAAACATATATTGTAGTATTGGAATAGGTTTCACTCACTTATTTCAATTCATTTCATTTTATTTTATAGTCTTTTTTAAAAGAACATCAACGGGCATTGGTGTTCTTTTTAAGTAGGTTGATTTTGAAAAATAAGAATTTTTCTTTGTTTTAAATTTGTACTTGTTGTATTTGTAAAACTTTTAAAGTAAGGTTTAATACCATTCTTTCATGGAGAGTATTAAATGGTTCGTTTAAGTCTGTTAGACAAGGGGAAAAGTCTAATCCAACAAATTGAGTACTAACTAATTCGCAATATGGTTGTTTGTTATAAAAAATTGTATTTTCGAAGGGATATTTTTCTGAATGTGGTAAATCACCGTTTTTAGGATTAATAAAATGAGATGTAGTATCTGAGGAACCAGCTATTAAAGCTAAAGATAGAAAATCATCCTCTAATAGATCTATAGAATTAGAAAATGGAACATTTACAATGCAGTTATATATAACTCTATTATATTCATCATTTACATATTCAATATTTTTACGAATATATCCTTGGAAAAATAATTTAGCTTTTGTAACTAGGCGGTAATTTGTACCTGGTATTGGGGTAAATGCTAGAGGAACTAAATTACATTGTTTCAAAAATACGTCGTTTTTTATGATACGTTTAATTTCAATTGCTGGAGGATCTAATGAAATATTGGATTCTACAACAATTTGAATTGTTCTTTCAGTTAATACAACTGGCATTTGTACAATTGGTGCTTCTGTAGTAATAATTGGTGCTTCAATTTTATTATTTAATTGTGTTTGAGTTTGTCCTATCACCTGACATGATGTATTAATTGGATGTTGTTCATTCATCTTATTTAGTCTCCTTTTTGAAATTACTTTAGATTTTTAAAACTGTTTAATGCCAATGTATTAATTTTTTTTTATTTATGTTATTCGTATC
This is a stretch of genomic DNA from Bacillus basilensis. It encodes these proteins:
- a CDS encoding CsxC family protein, whose product is MNEQHPINTSCQVIGQTQTQLNNKIEAPIITTEAPIVQMPVVLTERTIQIVVESNISLDPPAIEIKRIIKNDVFLKQCNLVPLAFTPIPGTNYRLVTKAKLFFQGYIRKNIEYVNDEYNRVIYNCIVNVPFSNSIDLLEDDFLSLALIAGSSDTTSHFINPKNGDLPHSEKYPFENTIFYNKQPYCELVSTQFVGLDFSPCLTDLNEPFNTLHERMVLNLTLKVLQIQQVQI